A region of Pyxidicoccus trucidator DNA encodes the following proteins:
- a CDS encoding serine/threonine protein kinase, with the protein MESDYLSPGSLPPGTRLGPWLLLGQRGRGSYGVVYRAVLEAQQESAHIVALKLALHPGDGRFAREAELLSRVHHPAVPRLLDSGHWQPCEGVSYAWLVMEWVEGTPLYAWAQSQRPSSRQVLQLLARLARALDATHSAAGLHRDVKGDNVLVRRADAQPFLMDFGSGHHLGAATLTSHLFPPGTPSYRSPEAWRFVFGPRKPPPVPYAPGPADDLFALGVTAYRLVTGKYPPSAHPWEKAEAWLWRSEELAHWTARVCNPRCIPELSALVSRMLSPRPEARGSAREVAEALEQAVRNAGREADVPLFTGEEPRPAGLLPVPQRVTVRRPPPMRRWPRLAAAGLAGALALSAGGLLSVSRSEEPATSRLAQQEETKDAGTVAVGDSVLTAPVAPERVPSMWSSIAVDLPPKPFPGQRRPDGYGRCPSKVQVAINGGCWTKVPVDVKYCDDWDGVAYRGTCYQPAMTRPRPATSGPATRDDNP; encoded by the coding sequence ATGGAGTCTGATTACCTCAGTCCGGGAAGCCTGCCCCCCGGGACGCGACTCGGCCCGTGGCTGCTGCTCGGGCAGCGCGGCCGGGGCTCCTACGGCGTCGTCTACCGCGCCGTGCTCGAAGCGCAGCAGGAGTCCGCGCACATCGTGGCCCTCAAGCTGGCCCTGCACCCGGGGGATGGGCGCTTCGCCCGGGAGGCCGAGCTGCTCTCCCGCGTCCACCACCCCGCCGTCCCACGCCTGCTGGACAGTGGCCACTGGCAGCCCTGCGAGGGCGTCTCCTACGCCTGGCTCGTCATGGAGTGGGTGGAGGGCACGCCGCTCTATGCGTGGGCACAGTCACAGCGCCCGTCTTCACGACAGGTGCTTCAGCTTCTGGCCCGGCTGGCCCGCGCCCTGGACGCCACCCATTCGGCAGCAGGCCTCCACCGCGATGTGAAGGGTGACAACGTCCTCGTCCGGCGCGCGGACGCGCAGCCCTTCCTCATGGACTTCGGCTCAGGACACCACCTGGGCGCTGCCACCCTCACCTCTCACCTCTTTCCTCCAGGCACCCCGTCCTACCGCTCGCCCGAGGCGTGGCGCTTCGTCTTCGGCCCCCGTAAGCCCCCGCCCGTCCCCTATGCCCCGGGGCCCGCGGATGACCTCTTCGCCCTGGGTGTCACCGCCTATCGCCTCGTCACCGGGAAGTACCCTCCGTCCGCCCACCCCTGGGAGAAGGCGGAGGCCTGGCTCTGGCGCTCCGAGGAGCTGGCGCACTGGACGGCGCGAGTCTGCAACCCCCGCTGCATTCCGGAGCTCAGCGCCCTGGTGTCCCGGATGCTCTCGCCCCGCCCCGAGGCGCGAGGCAGCGCGCGCGAGGTGGCGGAAGCGCTGGAGCAGGCGGTGCGCAACGCGGGACGCGAGGCGGATGTGCCGCTCTTCACGGGAGAAGAGCCTCGGCCCGCGGGCCTCCTTCCCGTCCCCCAGCGCGTCACGGTGCGGCGCCCTCCTCCCATGCGCAGGTGGCCCAGGCTCGCCGCCGCCGGCCTCGCAGGCGCACTCGCGCTGAGCGCCGGGGGGCTGCTGAGCGTGAGTCGCTCCGAGGAGCCCGCGACGTCCCGCCTCGCGCAGCAGGAAGAGACGAAGGATGCCGGCACCGTGGCCGTCGGGGACTCCGTACTGACGGCGCCGGTGGCACCAGAGCGAGTTCCCTCCATGTGGTCCTCCATCGCGGTAGACCTGCCACCGAAACCCTTCCCAGGGCAGCGGCGCCCGGACGGCTACGGCCGCTGTCCCAGCAAGGTACAGGTCGCCATCAATGGCGGTTGTTGGACGAAGGTGCCCGTGGACGTGAAGTACTGTGATGATTGGGACGGCGTTGCATACAGGGGCACTTGCTACCAACCCGCCATGACTCGGCCACGCCCTGCCACCTCGGGCCCCGCGACTCGAGACGACAATCCATAG
- a CDS encoding ATP-binding protein, protein MSALELAETLEDGFIAVDAAGHIQAVNPAAERLLLCPRARLLGRALTSISDEAARAWSEGTPVKRVVSVGASGRRLELRLHPRRGQGWLFLRDVIRGDERSGPAAQEVSCEESRQRLQLVLSHAPVLLFVFDRKGILTHAEGKGHEGLGLRSGQLVGSSLFDIYRDVEWIVDSAHRALGGEEVSVVGAVKKTWFDVHYTPVRDATGEVTRVIGVANNVTEREQAIQVLRHQQSVLRYVIANVPHAVFWKDRQGRFLGGNQNFINDTGVGSLENLVGKTDFDVWSKREEAEFFVKIDREVMEEDRSFHDIEEPVLRSDGSQRTLLTSKVPIRDEAGHVTGLLGIYVDITARKRLEVELEKAKQVAENAARAKSEFLTVMSHELRTPLTLILGPLASLLSSRASELPERARRDLERIHGNAVRLFQLVDDILDHQKLEAGQLLLDPQPMDIVDFVAGIVDDASPAGSLRGLDVRFEAGPDLGVVLMDGRKFEKIVVNLLGNALKFTPAGGRVTVSLRREGEGLVLAVSDTGPGIPKDKQEMIFQRFQQLDGSATRKHEGTGMGLAIVKEFAELMGGHVAVRSEPGAGACFTVRLPGAGVASSQPGPRGMAAVSPTEGSFRRFETPPGTHQVSRRPAHPAPHLLVADDNPGMRAYLADLLADEYDLVLVENGRQAWEAVQQRRPDVIVSDLMMPEVDGIELAARLKADPRYRDVPIILLTAKASREDVVGGLDAGADDYLGKPFGPTELRARVRAAVRLHRVYLELDARTRELQAALQTLRDTQAQVVESARRAAVGTLVAGLSHELNNPLAVIRMNSQLLCKHMMDPASLRRSLLAIDRQSQRCSQVLKALLEFSRQAAARREWLQAGVLVDRVLQTLRPEAQRRDIHLEAVLPPAGSPWVHVNAAEVESALGNVVTNALEVSAPGARVKVEVQPRERGGRDGVEVTVRDSGPGIPAHVLPHVFDPFFTTKPPGEGMGLGLSLARRFIDDQGGAVQVESEEGHGTGVRLWMPAEARGHHGD, encoded by the coding sequence GTGTCCGCCCTGGAACTGGCGGAGACCCTGGAAGACGGCTTCATCGCGGTGGACGCCGCCGGCCACATCCAGGCGGTGAACCCGGCCGCCGAGCGGCTCCTCCTGTGTCCCCGGGCCCGGCTGCTCGGTCGCGCGCTGACTTCAATCTCCGACGAGGCGGCCCGCGCCTGGTCCGAGGGGACGCCGGTGAAGAGGGTCGTCTCCGTTGGAGCCTCCGGGCGAAGGCTCGAGCTGCGGCTTCATCCGCGGCGTGGCCAGGGGTGGCTCTTCCTGCGCGACGTCATCCGGGGCGACGAGCGCTCCGGGCCGGCAGCACAGGAGGTGTCGTGCGAGGAGTCGCGGCAGCGCCTCCAGTTGGTGCTCAGCCACGCCCCCGTGCTCCTGTTCGTGTTCGACAGGAAAGGCATCCTCACCCACGCCGAGGGCAAGGGGCACGAGGGCCTCGGGCTGCGGTCCGGGCAGCTCGTCGGTTCTTCCTTGTTCGACATCTATCGGGACGTCGAGTGGATTGTCGACAGCGCCCATCGGGCGCTGGGGGGCGAGGAGGTGTCGGTGGTGGGGGCGGTAAAGAAGACCTGGTTCGACGTGCACTACACCCCGGTCCGTGATGCCACGGGAGAGGTGACCCGCGTCATCGGCGTGGCCAACAATGTCACCGAGCGTGAGCAGGCCATCCAGGTTCTCCGCCACCAGCAGTCGGTGCTCCGGTACGTCATCGCCAACGTGCCCCACGCCGTCTTCTGGAAGGACCGGCAGGGCCGCTTCCTGGGCGGCAACCAGAACTTCATCAACGACACCGGCGTGGGCAGCCTGGAGAACCTCGTCGGGAAGACTGACTTCGACGTGTGGAGCAAGCGCGAAGAGGCGGAGTTCTTCGTCAAGATCGACCGCGAGGTGATGGAGGAGGACCGGTCGTTCCATGACATCGAGGAGCCGGTCCTCCGTTCGGACGGCTCGCAGCGCACGCTGCTGACCAGCAAGGTCCCCATCCGGGACGAGGCCGGACACGTCACGGGCCTGCTGGGCATCTACGTGGACATCACCGCGCGCAAGCGGCTGGAGGTGGAGCTGGAGAAGGCAAAGCAGGTCGCAGAGAACGCCGCCCGCGCCAAGAGCGAGTTCCTCACCGTGATGAGCCACGAGCTGCGCACGCCGCTGACCCTCATCCTGGGGCCCCTGGCTTCGCTGCTCTCCTCCCGCGCCAGCGAGCTCCCGGAGCGCGCCCGGCGCGACCTCGAGCGCATCCACGGCAATGCCGTGCGGCTCTTCCAGTTGGTCGACGACATCCTGGACCATCAGAAGCTGGAGGCAGGACAGCTGCTGCTCGACCCGCAGCCCATGGACATCGTGGACTTCGTGGCGGGCATCGTGGACGACGCCAGTCCCGCGGGGAGCCTGCGAGGGCTCGACGTGCGCTTCGAGGCGGGCCCCGACCTCGGTGTCGTCCTGATGGACGGACGCAAGTTCGAGAAGATTGTCGTCAACCTGCTGGGCAATGCCCTCAAGTTCACTCCCGCCGGGGGACGGGTGACCGTGTCCCTGCGGCGGGAGGGGGAGGGCCTGGTGCTGGCGGTCAGCGACACCGGGCCGGGGATTCCCAAGGACAAGCAGGAGATGATCTTCCAGCGGTTCCAGCAGCTCGACGGCTCCGCCACACGCAAGCACGAGGGCACGGGAATGGGCCTGGCCATCGTGAAGGAGTTCGCCGAGCTGATGGGGGGCCATGTCGCCGTGCGGAGCGAGCCCGGTGCGGGTGCGTGCTTCACCGTGAGGCTGCCGGGGGCCGGGGTGGCTTCCTCCCAGCCAGGCCCCCGCGGCATGGCCGCCGTCTCTCCCACGGAAGGCTCCTTCCGGCGGTTCGAGACTCCGCCAGGGACTCATCAGGTATCCCGGCGCCCCGCGCACCCGGCACCGCACCTGCTCGTCGCCGACGACAACCCCGGCATGCGGGCGTACCTGGCGGACCTGCTGGCCGACGAGTACGACCTGGTGCTGGTGGAGAACGGCCGGCAGGCCTGGGAGGCGGTACAGCAGCGGAGGCCGGACGTCATCGTGTCGGATCTCATGATGCCGGAGGTGGACGGCATCGAGCTGGCGGCCCGGCTGAAGGCGGACCCGCGGTACCGGGACGTGCCCATCATCCTGCTGACGGCCAAGGCCAGCCGCGAGGACGTGGTCGGGGGCCTGGACGCGGGCGCGGACGACTACCTGGGCAAGCCTTTCGGTCCAACGGAGCTGAGGGCACGGGTACGCGCCGCCGTGCGCCTTCACCGGGTCTACCTGGAACTGGATGCTCGCACGCGCGAGCTGCAGGCCGCGCTGCAGACGCTGCGCGACACGCAGGCGCAGGTCGTCGAGAGCGCCCGGCGGGCCGCGGTGGGCACCCTGGTGGCGGGGCTCTCCCACGAGCTGAACAACCCGCTCGCGGTCATCCGCATGAACTCCCAGCTCCTCTGCAAGCACATGATGGATCCGGCGAGCCTGCGCCGGTCGCTGCTCGCCATCGACCGTCAGTCGCAGCGGTGCTCGCAGGTGCTGAAGGCGCTGCTGGAGTTCTCGCGTCAGGCGGCCGCCAGGCGCGAGTGGCTCCAGGCGGGAGTGTTGGTGGACCGGGTGCTCCAGACGCTCCGCCCCGAGGCCCAGCGGCGCGACATCCACCTGGAGGCGGTGCTTCCCCCGGCCGGCTCGCCCTGGGTCCATGTGAATGCCGCGGAGGTGGAGTCCGCTCTGGGCAACGTGGTGACCAACGCGCTGGAAGTGAGCGCGCCGGGGGCCAGGGTCAAGGTCGAGGTGCAGCCGCGGGAGCGGGGCGGCAGGGACGGGGTGGAGGTGACGGTACGAGACAGCGGGCCCGGCATCCCAGCGCACGTGCTGCCGCACGTCTTCGACCCCTTCTTCACGACGAAACCCCCGGGCGAGGGCATGGGGCTTGGCCTGTCGCTGGCCCGCCGGTTCATCGATGACCAGGGAGGCGCCGTCCAGGTCGAGAGCGAGGAGGGCCACGGTACCGGGGTGCGCCTCTGGATGCCCGCGGAGGCCAGGGGACACCATGGGGACTGA
- a CDS encoding sigma-54-dependent transcriptional regulator — protein sequence MGTDFPGEHGGAREHILVVDDEEDIRDTLATILSLEGYDVSTASSGASAVALVEAGRFDLVISDLRMPGMDGVETLVRLKRSHPDLQVIIATGYASAETATRCLLEGAYGYISKPFDMDDLLNLIRGALEAGRHKSLQPAGSAASSNLLE from the coding sequence ATGGGGACTGACTTCCCAGGGGAGCACGGTGGCGCGCGCGAGCACATCCTCGTGGTCGACGACGAGGAGGACATCCGTGACACGCTGGCGACGATTCTCTCGCTCGAGGGCTACGACGTGAGCACCGCGAGCAGCGGCGCCTCGGCCGTGGCCCTGGTGGAGGCGGGGCGCTTCGACCTGGTCATCTCGGACCTGAGGATGCCTGGCATGGATGGCGTGGAGACGCTGGTGCGGCTGAAGCGGAGCCATCCCGACCTGCAGGTCATCATCGCCACGGGCTACGCCTCCGCTGAGACCGCGACCCGCTGTCTGCTCGAGGGCGCGTACGGCTACATCTCCAAGCCCTTCGACATGGACGACCTGCTGAACCTCATCCGCGGGGCCCTCGAGGCCGGTCGGCACAAGAGCCTGCAACCGGCCGGGAGCGCGGCGTCCTCCAATCTGTTGGAATGA
- a CDS encoding alpha-amylase family glycosyl hydrolase, which translates to MPSETLLAEPAWIHDAVFMHVYPLGACDALMPNDFQSPPVARLDRLLPWLDVWAALRVNAVYLGPVFESSSHGYDTADYFQVDRRLGDDAALARLVGGLHARGMKVVVDAVFHHVGRDFWAFKDVREKGQASPYRSWFTGLRFDAKNRFGDPFVYQGWHGVEDLVKLDLRQDAVRRHLFDAVAHWVKRFGIDGLRLDAADDMDLDFFDGLHAFCRGLERPLWLMGEVIHGDYRQWARPGRLHATTDYALWKALWSSHNDRNYFELAHTLKRQVAAGEGMYEGLTLYTFADNHDVNRAASLLKELRHLPLLYLLLFTLPGAPSLYYGSEWGQQGRKEGGNDRPLRPPLPEPPGPPDSPPGLRAAITRFAALRHQHEVLRRGRYRELLVRSEQLAYLRELGSESLVVAVNAADKPSEPVDLPLPGAGEGEWVDLLESGRRFSSRGGRLQLGALPPTVGRVLRRA; encoded by the coding sequence ATGCCATCAGAGACACTGCTCGCCGAACCTGCCTGGATACACGACGCCGTCTTCATGCACGTGTACCCGCTGGGGGCCTGCGACGCCCTCATGCCCAATGACTTCCAGAGCCCGCCCGTCGCGCGGCTGGACCGGCTGCTGCCGTGGCTGGACGTGTGGGCCGCGCTGAGGGTGAACGCCGTCTACCTGGGCCCCGTCTTCGAGTCGTCGTCCCACGGCTACGACACGGCGGACTACTTCCAGGTGGACCGGCGCCTGGGCGACGACGCGGCGCTCGCCCGCCTGGTGGGCGGGCTGCATGCCCGGGGGATGAAGGTGGTGGTGGATGCCGTCTTCCACCACGTGGGGCGCGACTTCTGGGCCTTCAAGGACGTGAGGGAGAAGGGGCAGGCGTCGCCCTATCGGAGCTGGTTCACGGGCCTGCGCTTCGATGCGAAGAACCGCTTCGGCGACCCGTTCGTGTACCAGGGCTGGCACGGGGTGGAGGACCTGGTGAAGCTGGACCTGCGCCAGGACGCGGTCCGCCGGCACCTCTTCGACGCCGTGGCCCACTGGGTGAAGCGCTTCGGCATCGACGGCCTGCGACTGGACGCCGCGGACGACATGGACCTGGACTTCTTCGACGGCCTCCATGCCTTCTGCCGGGGCCTGGAGCGTCCGTTGTGGCTGATGGGCGAAGTCATCCACGGCGACTATCGCCAGTGGGCCCGGCCGGGGCGCCTGCACGCCACCACCGACTACGCGCTGTGGAAGGCACTCTGGTCCAGCCACAACGACCGGAACTACTTCGAGCTGGCCCACACGCTGAAGCGGCAGGTGGCGGCGGGGGAGGGGATGTATGAGGGGCTCACCCTCTACACCTTCGCGGACAACCACGATGTGAATCGGGCCGCGAGCCTTCTCAAGGAGCTGCGTCACCTCCCGCTGCTCTACCTGCTCCTCTTCACGCTGCCGGGCGCGCCGTCGCTCTACTACGGCAGCGAGTGGGGCCAGCAGGGGCGCAAGGAGGGCGGCAATGACCGGCCGCTCCGGCCGCCACTGCCCGAGCCGCCAGGGCCTCCGGACAGTCCTCCGGGCCTGCGCGCGGCCATCACCCGCTTCGCCGCGCTCCGGCACCAGCACGAGGTGCTCCGGCGCGGACGCTACCGGGAGCTGCTCGTGCGCTCGGAGCAGCTCGCCTATCTGCGGGAGTTGGGGAGCGAGTCGCTCGTGGTCGCGGTGAATGCCGCGGACAAGCCCTCCGAGCCGGTGGATCTTCCGCTGCCCGGCGCCGGGGAAGGGGAGTGGGTGGACCTGTTGGAGTCTGGGCGCCGCTTCTCGTCGCGAGGAGGGCGCCTCCAACTCGGGGCGTTGCCGCCCACGGTGGGAAGGGTGCTGCGCCGGGCCTGA
- a CDS encoding DUF1549 domain-containing protein yields MHWHLHLKSAAILAVLFATSGLVGPDAHAQQCTPEPPPPVKPTRDSLSDTRLLRRIALGLTGTTPTVEQYEAMAAAATPEARAVLLRSTLDEVLTSPKFYERMLRFGHEWLAVGAYTTGAAGDAYQGDMSGHLFRCPGNSLHPGAFYAVNEFGSKDPGQQCSDKDADGIAAVPEVHTVEPWWAPGTSVQVLGKAGSSVTQVVDSTNGRVFDCGVASGGYYDPGLPKGCGCGPNLVWCSPLSGLGGTSTFDLIGSQRRHPYEEPARLFAHLAWHDRPLSDLVIGNYSVGTNWLRALYVRFGRQMGSNAVDANTTWWRPDADNAPRDPLHPAPNDPQAWREFVVEDLEPFHLALTADRSRSGSLDRTYRFDPRTTTEAPKGLPAAGVLTMMGAMSSFPRERVRAARFLEIFACQSFSPPPADVHFPPLEIDPATGGTCLHCHKTLDPAAISFKRWDFNPAPSYYVPWPFIPGVGNQRVTKEWLSGQYPHIGTMPGFRWKNAFLPNTVLTPVTPEQLKANPEAVLLDTMPESYTLLGEHGDGTMGPLGFGKLLVRSGEFDRCATRRLYAMFIGRELNPATEKGFLDKLTREFVGGERKLRPFLRYLFEQPELRRGL; encoded by the coding sequence ATGCACTGGCACCTGCACCTGAAGAGCGCGGCCATTCTGGCCGTGCTGTTCGCGACGTCCGGGCTCGTCGGGCCCGACGCGCACGCGCAGCAATGCACTCCCGAGCCGCCTCCGCCGGTCAAGCCGACCCGTGACTCGCTGAGCGACACGCGGCTCTTGCGGCGCATCGCGCTCGGACTCACGGGGACCACGCCGACCGTCGAGCAGTACGAGGCCATGGCGGCCGCGGCCACGCCCGAAGCACGCGCCGTGCTCCTGCGCTCGACGCTCGATGAAGTGCTCACCTCGCCGAAGTTCTACGAGCGGATGCTGCGCTTCGGACACGAGTGGCTCGCGGTGGGCGCGTATACCACCGGCGCCGCCGGTGACGCATACCAGGGAGACATGTCCGGCCACCTGTTCAGGTGCCCTGGCAACAGCCTGCACCCGGGCGCGTTCTACGCCGTGAACGAGTTCGGCTCGAAGGACCCGGGCCAGCAGTGCTCGGACAAGGATGCGGACGGCATCGCCGCCGTGCCCGAGGTGCACACTGTCGAGCCCTGGTGGGCTCCGGGAACCTCGGTCCAGGTGCTCGGCAAGGCCGGCTCCAGCGTCACCCAGGTCGTCGACTCCACCAATGGGCGGGTGTTCGACTGCGGCGTCGCCAGCGGTGGCTACTACGACCCCGGGCTCCCCAAGGGGTGCGGCTGCGGACCGAACCTGGTGTGGTGCTCGCCGCTCTCCGGCCTGGGCGGCACGAGCACCTTCGACCTCATCGGCAGTCAACGCCGCCACCCGTACGAAGAGCCCGCGCGCTTGTTCGCGCACCTCGCGTGGCATGACCGGCCGCTCTCGGACCTCGTCATCGGCAACTACTCGGTCGGAACCAACTGGCTGCGTGCGCTGTACGTGCGCTTCGGCCGGCAGATGGGCAGCAACGCGGTGGATGCGAATACCACGTGGTGGCGCCCGGACGCGGACAACGCCCCGAGAGACCCGCTGCACCCGGCGCCGAACGACCCGCAGGCGTGGCGCGAGTTCGTGGTGGAGGACTTGGAGCCCTTCCACCTCGCGCTCACCGCCGACCGGTCGCGTTCCGGCAGCCTCGACCGCACCTACCGCTTCGATCCACGCACCACGACCGAGGCGCCCAAGGGGCTTCCCGCCGCCGGGGTGCTCACCATGATGGGCGCGATGTCCTCGTTCCCGCGCGAGCGCGTCCGGGCCGCGCGCTTCCTGGAGATCTTCGCCTGCCAGAGCTTCTCGCCGCCTCCCGCGGACGTGCACTTCCCTCCGCTGGAGATCGACCCGGCGACCGGCGGGACGTGCCTGCACTGCCATAAAACGCTGGACCCCGCGGCCATCTCCTTCAAGCGGTGGGACTTCAACCCGGCCCCGAGCTACTACGTCCCGTGGCCCTTCATCCCGGGCGTGGGCAACCAGCGCGTCACGAAGGAGTGGCTGTCCGGGCAGTATCCGCACATCGGCACCATGCCGGGCTTCCGCTGGAAGAACGCCTTTCTGCCCAACACCGTGCTGACCCCGGTCACCCCCGAGCAGCTCAAAGCCAATCCGGAAGCGGTGCTGCTCGACACGATGCCCGAGTCGTACACGCTGCTGGGGGAGCACGGCGACGGCACCATGGGCCCGCTCGGCTTTGGCAAGCTCCTCGTCCGCTCCGGCGAGTTCGACCGCTGCGCCACGCGCAGGCTCTACGCGATGTTCATCGGCCGGGAGCTGAACCCGGCCACGGAGAAGGGCTTCCTCGACAAGCTCACGCGGGAGTTCGTCGGCGGGGAGCGCAAGCTCCGGCCCTTCCTCCGCTATCTCTTCGAACAGCCCGAACTTCGGAGGGGCCTGTGA
- a CDS encoding DUF1501 domain-containing protein, which translates to MPNTSRRTLLKWALGAGQLALLERAGLLGSGIAQAADSDVPSRLVVLYIPGGYRPAYYFTPLEDAEIPLCVPAPAGYSGEPVFFDASKVVSLAPASGPYKPLRTWQSWNPQDPAARGSYSPLMYGYKHFALHEQLSVLHGIDQGTNDHASAFISAMCGVAGADYRAPAVHSVIANHLYERYRESRPLPFVVVSGDRGMPVGMGLPSHASPVRVPSIEALKPMLSAKPADNAWWTGLDARTAAPELDAHGRPTGSTLKTTTVERFSLSRAEQFLGRSTAKVDNYLEGLHGSLSSVSRVLATDVVSLLESTKGIDTLKTSRPSYLSSYLNETFTYTFGLANFHLTGLDPRMDMALRLLKSDLCTSVHVSLQLDFDTHNGHGHAFSCAHGRGLMDCVARFLGEMKATPAPGKPGKTLLDDTLVLVMSEFGRSWAYRAGDGSYALPDDHHPYTSVCFAGGNVAGNRQVGSYTTRGLGVPVDLIEETGQPSKRVPRSADVATTALRIMGMEPHQFFIPGGYGEVVGLRKA; encoded by the coding sequence ATGCCGAACACCTCTCGACGCACGCTGCTCAAGTGGGCTCTCGGAGCGGGGCAGCTCGCGCTCCTCGAACGCGCGGGGCTCCTTGGCTCCGGCATCGCGCAGGCCGCGGACTCCGACGTCCCCTCCCGGCTCGTGGTGCTCTACATCCCGGGCGGTTACCGGCCGGCGTACTACTTCACCCCGCTGGAGGATGCGGAGATTCCGCTCTGCGTCCCGGCGCCCGCCGGCTACAGCGGCGAGCCCGTCTTCTTCGATGCGAGCAAGGTGGTGAGCCTCGCGCCCGCGAGCGGCCCCTACAAGCCGCTGCGGACCTGGCAGTCCTGGAATCCCCAGGACCCCGCCGCGCGCGGCAGCTACAGCCCGCTCATGTATGGCTACAAGCACTTCGCGCTGCATGAGCAGCTGAGCGTGCTGCACGGCATCGACCAGGGCACCAACGACCACGCGAGCGCCTTCATCTCCGCGATGTGTGGTGTCGCCGGTGCGGACTACCGGGCGCCCGCCGTGCATTCGGTCATCGCGAACCACCTGTACGAGCGGTACCGCGAGAGCCGACCGCTGCCGTTCGTGGTCGTCTCCGGAGACCGGGGCATGCCGGTTGGCATGGGGTTGCCCTCCCACGCCTCGCCGGTTCGCGTTCCATCCATCGAAGCGCTCAAGCCGATGCTCTCCGCGAAGCCCGCGGACAACGCCTGGTGGACGGGGCTGGATGCGCGCACCGCAGCGCCGGAGCTGGACGCGCACGGCCGGCCCACCGGAAGCACCCTGAAGACGACGACAGTGGAGCGCTTCTCACTCTCGCGCGCCGAGCAGTTCCTGGGCCGCTCGACGGCGAAGGTGGACAACTACCTGGAGGGCCTGCATGGCTCGCTGTCGTCCGTCTCCCGCGTGCTGGCGACGGATGTCGTCTCCCTGCTGGAGAGCACCAAGGGCATCGACACGTTGAAGACGAGCCGTCCCTCGTACCTGTCGAGCTACCTGAACGAGACCTTCACCTATACGTTCGGCCTCGCGAACTTCCACCTCACCGGGCTCGACCCGCGGATGGACATGGCGCTGCGGCTGCTCAAGTCGGACCTGTGCACCTCGGTGCACGTCTCACTGCAGCTCGACTTCGACACCCACAATGGCCATGGCCATGCCTTCAGCTGCGCGCACGGCCGCGGGCTGATGGACTGCGTCGCGCGCTTCCTGGGTGAGATGAAGGCCACGCCGGCTCCCGGCAAGCCGGGCAAGACGCTGCTCGACGACACCCTGGTGCTGGTGATGAGCGAGTTCGGCCGGAGCTGGGCCTATCGCGCGGGTGACGGCAGCTACGCCCTGCCGGATGATCACCACCCCTACACCTCGGTCTGCTTCGCGGGCGGAAACGTGGCGGGGAACCGGCAGGTGGGCTCGTACACGACGCGCGGGCTTGGCGTTCCGGTGGACCTCATCGAGGAGACGGGGCAGCCCTCGAAGCGCGTCCCCAGGTCCGCGGACGTCGCCACCACCGCGCTGCGAATCATGGGCATGGAGCCGCACCAGTTCTTCATCCCCGGTGGCTACGGCGAGGTGGTGGGACTCCGGAAGGCGTAA